Proteins co-encoded in one Malus domestica chromosome 09, GDT2T_hap1 genomic window:
- the LOC114819544 gene encoding phospholipase A1-IIdelta, with protein MGNHNAKHTETVSLPLPPTTTMATDQAVDHSAWAQLLGSNNWDGLLDPLDLNLLTLILRCGDFCQATYDAFNNDQNSKYCGSSRYGKHSFFDKVMLQDAANYQVSCFLYATAQVSVPEALLLHSLSRESWDRESNWIGYIAVTSDQVSQAIGRREIYVAWRGTTTNYEWVNVLGAELESAASLLRPDPTSAKDQTDGGRSSTSSSDDDDNEKVPKVMRGWLSMYTSDHPKSPFTKLSARDQIRAKINDLRKKYKNENLSLSVTGHSLGASLAILSAFDLVENGVSDIPVAAFVFGSPQVGNKAFKARIEKYPNLKILHTRNTIDLIPLYPSPLLGYVDVGTELVIDSRKSPFLKESKDAGDWHNLQGMLHVVAGWNGEEGEFKLRVKRSVALVNKSSNFLKKECFVPASWWVEKNKGMVLDESSGEWVLAPPSDEDLPVPEF; from the coding sequence atggGCAACCACAATGCTAAACATACAGAAACAGTAAGCCTCCCTCTCCCGCCCACGACGACCATGGCCACCGATCAAGCAGTTGATCATTCAGCATGGGCGCAACTTCTCGGCTCAAACAACTGGGACGGCCTCTTGGACCCTCTAGACCTCAATCTCCTAACCCTCATCCTCCGGTGCGGCGACTTCTGCCAGGCCACCTACGACGCCTTCAACAACGACCAAAACTCCAAGTACTGCGGATCCAGCCGCTACGGAAAGCACTCCTTCTTCGACAAGGTCATGCTCCAAGACGCCGCCAACTACCAAGTCTCCTGCTTCCTTTACGCCACCGCACAAGTCAGCGTCCCCGAAGCCTTGCTTCTCCACTCTCTGTCTCGCGAGTCGTGGGACCGCGAGTCTAACTGGATCGGCTACATCGCCGTAACTTCCGACCAAGTCAGCCAAGCCATTGGCCGACGTGAAATTTACGTAGCATGGCGCGGCACCACCACAAACTACGAATGGGTTAACGTGTTAGGAGCTGAGCTCGAGTCCGCGGCGTCTCTGTTGCGGCCTGATCCCACATCGGCAAAAGATCAAACCGATGGTGGACGTAGTAGTACCAGCAGTAGTGACGACGACGACAATGAGAAAGTGCCCAAAGTCATGAGGGGTTGGCTTTCTATGTACACTTCCGACCACCCCAAATCGCCATTCACGAAATTAAGCGCCAGAGACCAAATCCGGGCTAAAATCAACGATCTCCGGAAAAAATACAAGAACGAAAACCTCAGCTTATCGGTCACCGGCCATAGCCTTGGAGCAAGTCTAGCAATTTTAAGCGCCTTCGATCTGGTGGAAAATGGGGTTTCTGATATCCCAGTTGCTGCTTTCGTATTCGGGAGTCCACAAGTCGGAAACAAAGCATTCAAAGCAAGGATCGAGAAGTACCCAAATCTGAAGATTCTGCACACAAGGAACACCATCGACCTCATACCTCTTTACCCGAGTCCACTACTGGGGTACGTGGACGTCGGGACGGAGCTGGTCATAGATTCGAGGAAGTCGCCGTTCTTGAAGGAGTCGAAAGATGCGGGGGACTGGCACAATTTGCAGGGGATGCTGCATGTGGTGGCGGGGTGGAACGGGGAGGAGGGGGAGTTTAAGCTGAGGGTGAAGAGGAGCGTGGCGTTGGTGAACAAGTCGAGTAATTTTCTGAAGAAGGAGTGTTTTGTGCCGGCGAGCTGGTGGGTGGAGAAGAACAAAGGGATGGTGCTTGATGAGAGCAGTGGAGAGTGGGTGTTGGCTCCGCCGTCAGATGAGGACTTACCAGTCCCCGAGTTCTGA